A region from the Agrococcus sp. SL85 genome encodes:
- a CDS encoding FAD-binding oxidoreductase: MTPLDELRSALPDRVLVTEPARLEAVRADRSGHRSDGPPLAIVEAEEVAHVQAAMRWASAHRVPVVARGAGTGLAGGANAGPGELVVSVDRMRRLLDVSLVDQTCTVEPGIRNLELDELLASHGLWWPPDPASRAIASVGGNIATNAGGLLCAKHGVTREWVRALDVVLADGELIRTGHRTVKGVTGLDITALMIGSEGTLGIVVGAVLQLRPAVTGPVWTVGAFFPDEERAAAACTAITAARLRPAIMELVDRQGVEMLAAYTGEPMRGAFVLLQADEAGAEEVARTAAAMLEAHGGEVEVTDDPSRSELLTQVRRQVHFALESFGSILVEDVSVPRSRMADMFRICRDVAARHGVRLPVTCHAGDGNLHPTFVFEGEGPDGLEPPAAVWAAADEVFQAALELGGTLTGEHGVGTLKRRWLVDELGERQLALQHAIKAAFDPQGILNPGKAL; this comes from the coding sequence GTGACCCCGTTGGACGAGCTGCGGTCGGCCCTCCCCGATCGCGTGCTCGTCACCGAGCCAGCGAGGCTCGAGGCCGTGCGAGCCGATCGCTCCGGCCACCGCTCCGACGGCCCTCCGCTCGCGATCGTCGAGGCGGAGGAGGTGGCGCACGTGCAGGCGGCCATGCGCTGGGCGAGCGCGCACCGCGTGCCCGTCGTCGCGCGCGGCGCGGGCACGGGCCTCGCCGGCGGCGCCAACGCCGGCCCCGGCGAGCTCGTCGTCTCGGTCGACCGGATGCGCCGACTCCTCGACGTCTCGCTCGTCGACCAGACCTGCACGGTCGAGCCCGGCATCCGCAACCTCGAGCTCGACGAGCTGCTCGCGAGCCACGGCCTGTGGTGGCCTCCCGACCCCGCGAGCCGCGCCATCGCCTCGGTGGGCGGCAACATCGCGACGAACGCGGGCGGCCTGCTCTGCGCGAAGCACGGCGTGACCCGCGAGTGGGTGCGCGCGCTCGACGTCGTGCTCGCCGACGGCGAGCTGATCCGCACCGGTCACCGCACCGTGAAGGGCGTGACGGGGCTCGACATCACGGCGCTCATGATCGGCTCGGAGGGCACGCTGGGCATCGTCGTGGGCGCGGTGCTGCAGCTGCGCCCCGCCGTGACCGGACCGGTGTGGACGGTGGGCGCGTTCTTCCCCGACGAGGAGCGGGCGGCCGCGGCGTGCACCGCGATCACCGCGGCGCGGCTGCGCCCCGCGATCATGGAGCTCGTCGACCGGCAGGGCGTCGAGATGCTCGCCGCCTACACGGGCGAGCCGATGCGCGGCGCCTTCGTGCTGCTGCAGGCCGACGAGGCCGGAGCCGAGGAGGTCGCGCGCACGGCCGCCGCGATGCTCGAGGCGCACGGCGGCGAGGTGGAGGTCACCGACGACCCCTCGCGCAGCGAGCTGCTGACGCAGGTGCGGCGCCAGGTGCACTTCGCGCTCGAGTCGTTCGGGTCGATCCTCGTCGAGGACGTGTCGGTGCCGCGCTCGCGCATGGCCGACATGTTCCGCATCTGCCGCGACGTCGCGGCGCGCCACGGCGTCCGCCTGCCGGTGACGTGCCATGCGGGCGACGGCAACCTGCACCCCACCTTCGTCTTCGAGGGCGAGGGCCCCGACGGCCTGGAGCCGCCCGCGGCCGTGTGGGCGGCGGCCGACGAGGTGTTCCAGGCGGCGCTCGAGCTCGGCGGCACGCTCACGGGCGAGCACGGCGTCGGCACGCTGAAGCGCCGCTGGCTCGTCGACGAGCTGGGCGAGCGGCAGCTCGCGCTGCAGCACGCGATCAAGGCGGCCTTCGACCCCCAGGGCATCCTGAACCCCGGCAAGGCCCTCTAG
- a CDS encoding histidine phosphatase family protein, which translates to MEIALVRHGQTDFNLHGRMQGTSDIPLNETGIAQARTAARLLADERWDAVVSSTLGRAMVTADIVAAALGLEVAGRYESLVERAYGEVEGLTKAEALERFGTDWPGEEPFAALKERAVAAVDAVAAAHPVDGLVIVCHGTFIRAFADAVTGLETETPDNAHSVRFTGAPGAWVAAEGLVLR; encoded by the coding sequence ATGGAGATCGCCCTCGTCCGCCACGGCCAGACCGACTTCAACCTCCACGGCAGGATGCAGGGCACGAGCGACATCCCGCTCAACGAGACCGGCATCGCGCAGGCGCGGACCGCCGCGCGGCTCCTCGCCGACGAGCGCTGGGACGCCGTCGTCTCGTCCACGCTCGGCCGCGCGATGGTGACGGCCGACATCGTCGCTGCGGCGCTGGGCCTCGAGGTCGCGGGCCGCTACGAGAGCCTGGTGGAGCGGGCCTACGGCGAGGTCGAGGGGCTCACGAAGGCCGAGGCCCTCGAGCGCTTCGGCACCGACTGGCCGGGCGAGGAGCCGTTCGCGGCGCTCAAGGAGCGCGCCGTCGCGGCCGTCGACGCGGTCGCCGCCGCGCATCCGGTCGACGGCCTCGTCATCGTGTGCCACGGCACCTTCATCCGCGCCTTCGCCGACGCCGTCACGGGCCTCGAGACCGAGACGCCCGACAACGCGCACTCCGTGCGCTTCACCGGCGCGCCGGGGGCCTGGGTCGCGGCGGAGGGGCTGGTGCTGCGGTGA
- a CDS encoding methylated-DNA--[protein]-cysteine S-methyltransferase — translation MTHTTIETPIGTLTLVAGEAGLTGAYMEGHRPAPDETTWGERDDAPAAGTPLAEAAAQLAAYFAGDRTGFDLPLDPGGTDFQRKVWAALAEIPYGETRTYGWIAERIGQPTAVRAVGLANSRNPLSVIVPCHRVVGSTGKLTGYAGGVERKSLLLDHERGARLDSVA, via the coding sequence ATGACGCACACCACCATCGAGACCCCCATCGGCACCCTCACGCTCGTCGCGGGCGAGGCAGGCCTCACCGGCGCCTACATGGAGGGGCACCGCCCCGCGCCCGACGAGACCACCTGGGGCGAGCGCGACGACGCGCCCGCGGCCGGCACGCCGCTGGCGGAGGCGGCCGCGCAGCTCGCCGCCTACTTCGCGGGCGATCGCACCGGCTTCGACCTGCCGCTCGACCCGGGCGGCACCGACTTCCAGCGGAAGGTCTGGGCGGCGCTCGCCGAGATCCCCTACGGCGAGACCCGCACCTACGGCTGGATCGCCGAGCGGATCGGGCAGCCGACGGCGGTGCGGGCGGTGGGGCTCGCGAACAGCCGCAACCCGCTCTCGGTCATCGTGCCCTGCCACCGGGTGGTGGGCTCGACCGGCAAGCTCACCGGGTATGCGGGCGGCGTGGAGCGGAAGTCCCTCCTGCTCGATCACGAGCGCGGCGCGCGGCTAGATTCGGTCGCGTGA
- a CDS encoding RNA polymerase sigma factor: MSRAPFERIVAAHGDRVWRVCRALLPHADAEDAWSETFLAALEAHPTLDDARIEGWLVTVAHRRSVDVLRRSSRLVAGEPAERAAPERARDLDLARALGLLPERQREAVVLHHLGGLPFLEVAAQLGSTPTAVRRASSDGVRRLRELMGATAERGGADA, translated from the coding sequence GTGAGCCGTGCGCCCTTCGAGAGGATCGTCGCCGCGCACGGCGACCGCGTCTGGCGGGTCTGCCGGGCGCTGCTGCCGCACGCCGATGCCGAGGATGCCTGGAGCGAGACGTTCCTCGCCGCGCTCGAGGCGCATCCGACGCTCGACGACGCCCGCATCGAGGGGTGGCTCGTGACCGTCGCGCACCGGCGCTCGGTCGACGTGCTGCGGCGCTCGTCGCGACTCGTGGCGGGGGAGCCGGCCGAGCGGGCCGCCCCGGAGCGCGCCCGCGACCTCGACCTCGCGCGCGCGCTCGGGCTGCTGCCGGAGCGGCAGCGCGAGGCGGTCGTGCTGCACCACCTGGGCGGGCTGCCCTTCCTGGAGGTCGCGGCGCAGCTGGGGTCGACCCCCACGGCGGTGCGCCGCGCCTCGTCCGACGGGGTGCGGCGGCTGCGCGAGCTCATGGGCGCGACGGCGGAGCGAGGCGGAGCGGATGCCTGA
- a CDS encoding methylated-DNA--[protein]-cysteine S-methyltransferase, which translates to MPDDVLPDGSPAGDLALDVPPAPLDALRTRLAAEAARAGLLDVAYRRLDTAVGALLVAGTERGLVSVTFDGADPDATLERLARELSPRLLEAPTRLDAAARGLEALVDGSARAYEGSLDLALAHGFGRTVVERLREIPYGQTRSYGEVAVAAGSPRAVRAVGTACRRNPLPIAIPCHRVVRSDGSLGQYAGGQEAKRLLLQVEGR; encoded by the coding sequence ATGCCTGACGACGTGCTGCCCGACGGCTCCCCGGCCGGGGACCTGGCCCTCGACGTCCCGCCCGCACCGCTCGACGCGCTCCGCACGCGGCTCGCGGCCGAGGCCGCCAGGGCCGGGCTGCTCGACGTCGCCTACCGCCGCCTCGACACGGCCGTCGGCGCGCTGCTGGTCGCCGGCACCGAGCGAGGCCTCGTCTCCGTGACCTTCGACGGCGCCGACCCCGATGCCACGCTCGAGCGGCTCGCGCGCGAGCTGTCGCCGCGCCTCCTCGAGGCGCCCACGCGCCTCGACGCCGCGGCGCGCGGCCTCGAGGCGCTCGTCGACGGCTCCGCCCGCGCCTACGAGGGCTCGCTCGACCTCGCGCTCGCACATGGCTTCGGCCGCACGGTCGTCGAGCGGCTGCGCGAGATCCCCTATGGCCAGACGCGCTCGTACGGCGAGGTCGCGGTCGCGGCCGGCTCTCCGCGCGCGGTGCGCGCCGTCGGCACCGCCTGCCGCCGCAACCCGCTGCCCATCGCGATCCCGTGCCACCGCGTCGTGCGCTCCGACGGCTCGCTCGGGCAGTACGCGGGCGGGCAGGAGGCGAAGCGGCTGCTGCTGCAGGTCGAGGGGCGCTGA
- a CDS encoding asparaginase, whose amino-acid sequence MPHTELLAVVERDGFVESEHRGVAVVLDPDGRVIERHGDVALPFLARSALKPLYAASIVEAGLVDLEPAWAALASASHHGEQVHVDTATAMAAALGVDEAALRCPPMRAPGGGERRFAHMCVGKHITMAAAARAMGAPDDYWADAHPLAALLRRGVAEAAGEAEGIVAHDGCGALVFSTTPVGMARAFQRLRPGGDDAFARIGDAMRAHPVLIDGAGKPDAVVIAETGCATKFGAEGTQAIVAPDGTTVVVKAADGARRAGAPVALALLERAGAIPAGTGERLAEPLGLVQRSADEPVGILRAVV is encoded by the coding sequence GTGCCACACACCGAGCTCCTCGCCGTCGTCGAGCGCGACGGCTTCGTCGAGTCCGAGCACCGCGGCGTCGCGGTCGTCCTCGATCCGGACGGGCGGGTGATCGAGCGCCACGGCGACGTCGCGCTGCCCTTCCTCGCCCGCAGCGCCCTGAAGCCCCTCTACGCGGCCTCGATCGTCGAGGCAGGGCTCGTCGACCTCGAGCCCGCGTGGGCGGCGCTCGCGAGCGCGAGCCACCACGGCGAGCAGGTGCACGTCGACACGGCGACCGCCATGGCCGCCGCGCTCGGCGTCGACGAGGCGGCGCTCCGCTGCCCGCCCATGCGCGCCCCCGGCGGCGGCGAGCGGCGCTTCGCGCACATGTGCGTCGGCAAGCACATCACGATGGCCGCGGCGGCGCGCGCGATGGGCGCGCCCGACGACTACTGGGCCGACGCGCATCCGCTCGCTGCGCTCCTGCGGCGCGGCGTCGCGGAGGCGGCCGGCGAAGCGGAGGGCATCGTGGCGCACGACGGCTGCGGCGCGCTCGTCTTCTCCACCACGCCCGTGGGCATGGCCCGGGCGTTCCAGCGCCTCCGCCCGGGCGGCGACGACGCGTTCGCGCGCATCGGCGACGCCATGCGGGCGCACCCCGTGCTCATCGACGGCGCGGGCAAGCCCGACGCGGTCGTCATCGCCGAGACCGGCTGCGCGACGAAGTTCGGCGCCGAGGGCACGCAGGCGATCGTCGCGCCCGACGGCACGACCGTCGTCGTGAAGGCCGCCGACGGCGCCCGGCGGGCGGGCGCGCCGGTCGCGCTCGCGCTGCTCGAGCGGGCGGGCGCGATCCCCGCAGGCACCGGCGAGCGCCTCGCCGAGCCGCTCGGCCTCGTGCAGCGCAGCGCCGACGAGCCGGTCGGCATCCTCCGCGCGGTGGTCTGA
- a CDS encoding alpha/beta fold hydrolase — MTVFAMSPDGVRIALHELGDPEGLPVLMIHGFSSNARRNWIDTGWGRALEREGLRGIAMDLRGHGDSDRPTTGYEVPRFLDDVDAVLEQLMLDEPPAAIGYSMGARLLWRHAGTRTLAFRALVLGGLPAGDPFQRFDTALALRALEGQAEPGPMESFVVDLAGVFPEHDPATLVHLAGEVSHTLFDAAAAPPPQPTLLMTGDEDARAADTRTLLPLLPQGSFLPIPGRNHMNAPVSGTFRREATRFLATQLRGEG; from the coding sequence GTGACCGTCTTCGCCATGTCGCCCGACGGCGTCCGCATCGCCCTGCACGAGCTCGGCGACCCCGAGGGCCTGCCCGTGCTCATGATCCACGGCTTCTCGTCGAACGCGCGGCGCAACTGGATCGACACGGGCTGGGGGCGCGCGCTCGAGCGCGAGGGCCTGCGCGGCATCGCGATGGACCTCCGCGGCCACGGCGACAGCGATCGGCCGACGACCGGCTACGAGGTGCCCCGGTTCCTCGACGACGTCGACGCCGTGCTCGAGCAGCTCATGCTCGACGAGCCGCCCGCGGCGATCGGCTACTCGATGGGCGCTCGCCTGCTCTGGCGGCACGCGGGCACGCGCACGCTCGCCTTCCGCGCGCTCGTGCTCGGCGGCCTCCCGGCCGGCGATCCGTTCCAGCGCTTCGACACGGCGCTCGCGCTGCGCGCCCTGGAGGGGCAGGCGGAGCCCGGCCCGATGGAGTCGTTCGTCGTCGACCTCGCCGGCGTCTTCCCCGAGCACGACCCGGCGACCCTCGTGCATCTCGCGGGGGAGGTCTCGCACACGCTCTTCGACGCGGCGGCCGCGCCGCCGCCGCAGCCGACCCTGCTCATGACCGGCGACGAGGACGCCCGAGCAGCCGACACGCGGACGCTCCTGCCGCTCCTGCCGCAGGGCTCGTTCCTGCCGATCCCCGGCAGGAACCACATGAACGCCCCCGTCTCGGGCACGTTCCGCCGCGAGGCGACGCGGTTCCTCGCGACGCAGCTGCGCGGCGAGGGCTGA
- a CDS encoding winged helix-turn-helix domain-containing protein — protein MTLTALPTRRPSTLRTQGATALAPRPAIAIDAPARARIAAPVARPVRVAPEAAKPAVRAVPDGTEARGFVLYVGLGEGAAAADRIELARLVAELRTLTSRLAPSAETHAAVALAPAGAGGRDVDVVRRALQDPAVQQPVAEPDSGIVIDLTRKRVAIGDDIAPLTYKEFELLQHIVLREGSTVGRETIIDALWPDEADAGRPNERTIDVHVRRLRAKLGDYAEIIRTVRGSGYRFDRHADVTVLATGPSPDRV, from the coding sequence ATGACGCTCACCGCCCTCCCCACCCGCCGCCCCTCGACGCTCCGCACGCAGGGCGCCACCGCCCTCGCCCCGCGGCCCGCCATCGCGATCGACGCCCCGGCGCGCGCCCGCATCGCCGCCCCCGTCGCCCGCCCCGTGCGCGTCGCCCCGGAGGCCGCGAAGCCCGCCGTCCGCGCCGTGCCCGACGGCACGGAGGCCCGCGGCTTCGTCCTGTACGTCGGCCTCGGCGAGGGCGCGGCGGCCGCCGACCGGATCGAGCTCGCCCGCCTCGTCGCCGAGCTCCGCACGCTCACCTCGCGCCTCGCGCCGAGCGCCGAGACCCACGCGGCCGTCGCCCTCGCGCCCGCCGGCGCCGGCGGGCGCGACGTCGACGTCGTCCGCCGCGCCCTGCAGGACCCCGCGGTGCAGCAGCCCGTCGCCGAGCCGGACTCCGGCATCGTCATCGACCTCACCCGCAAGCGCGTCGCCATCGGCGACGACATCGCGCCGCTCACCTACAAGGAGTTCGAGCTGCTGCAGCACATCGTGCTCCGCGAGGGCTCGACCGTCGGGCGCGAGACGATCATCGACGCGCTGTGGCCCGACGAGGCCGACGCGGGCCGGCCGAACGAGCGCACGATCGACGTGCACGTGCGGCGCCTGCGCGCGAAGCTCGGCGACTACGCCGAGATCATCCGCACCGTGCGCGGCTCCGGCTACCGCTTCGACCGCCACGCCGACGTCACGGTGCTCGCGACGGGGCCGAGCCCCGACCGCGTCTGA
- the upp gene encoding uracil phosphoribosyltransferase, whose translation MRVHVADHPLITHKLTVLRDERTPSPTFRALVGELMTLLAYEATRNVRVTPKEIRTPVTSTVGVAIAEPQPIVVPILRAGLGMLEGMTTMVPTAEVGFLGMARNEETLEPYTYAERLPDDLSDRQCFVLDPMLATGGSLAAAMQYLFDRGAVDVTAICLLGTPEGLERIEREMGDHDVTIVLGALDERLDEHGFIVPGLGDAGDRLYGTVGD comes from the coding sequence ATGCGAGTGCACGTTGCCGACCATCCGCTCATCACCCACAAGCTCACCGTGCTGCGGGACGAGCGGACGCCCTCGCCGACCTTCCGCGCGCTCGTCGGCGAGCTCATGACGCTCCTCGCCTACGAGGCGACGCGGAACGTGCGCGTGACGCCCAAGGAGATCCGCACGCCGGTCACCTCCACCGTGGGCGTCGCGATCGCCGAGCCGCAGCCCATCGTCGTGCCGATCCTGCGCGCGGGCCTCGGCATGCTCGAGGGCATGACCACGATGGTCCCGACCGCGGAGGTCGGCTTCCTCGGCATGGCCCGCAACGAGGAGACCCTCGAGCCCTACACCTACGCCGAGCGCCTGCCCGACGACCTCTCCGACCGCCAGTGCTTCGTGCTCGACCCGATGCTCGCCACCGGCGGCTCGCTCGCGGCCGCGATGCAGTACCTCTTCGACCGCGGCGCCGTCGACGTCACCGCCATCTGCCTGCTCGGCACCCCCGAGGGCCTCGAGCGCATCGAGCGCGAGATGGGCGACCACGACGTCACGATCGTGCTCGGCGCGCTCGACGAGCGCCTCGACGAGCACGGCTTCATCGTGCCGGGCCTCGGTGACGCGGGCGACCGCCTCTACGGCACCGTCGGCGACTGA
- the tadA gene encoding tRNA adenosine(34) deaminase TadA, whose product MRVDARDEAAMRLALAEADAATASDDVPVGAVVLGPDGAVLGRGRNERELHHDPTAHAEVVAMREAAAARGGWRLDGCTLVVTLEPCAMCAGAILQARLDRVVFGAWDEKAGAAGSVLDVLRERRLPHRVEVVAGVLADEAEARLAAFFADRR is encoded by the coding sequence ATGCGGGTGGACGCGCGCGACGAGGCGGCCATGCGGCTCGCCCTCGCGGAGGCCGACGCCGCGACCGCCTCCGACGACGTGCCCGTGGGCGCGGTCGTGCTGGGCCCCGACGGCGCCGTGCTCGGTCGCGGCCGCAACGAGCGGGAGCTGCACCACGATCCGACCGCGCACGCGGAGGTCGTCGCGATGCGCGAGGCCGCTGCGGCCCGCGGCGGCTGGCGGCTCGACGGCTGCACGCTCGTCGTCACGCTCGAGCCGTGCGCGATGTGCGCGGGCGCGATCCTGCAGGCGCGGCTGGACCGCGTGGTCTTCGGCGCCTGGGACGAGAAGGCGGGGGCCGCGGGCAGCGTGCTCGACGTGCTGCGCGAGCGGCGGCTGCCGCACCGCGTCGAGGTGGTCGCGGGGGTGCTCGCCGACGAGGCCGAGGCCCGGCTCGCCGCGTTCTTCGCCGACCGGCGCTAG
- a CDS encoding cation diffusion facilitator family transporter, which yields MSAEHGTRAVIAAFLANTGIAVTKFIAWAFSGSASMLAEAIHSVADAGNQLLLLLGGRLAKRRPTKEHPFGYGRERYVWAFIVALVLFSVGGLFSIVEGIDKLQNPHELENAWLPLTVLAIAIVMESLSFRVAIREANRTRGGARWSQYIRKAKQPELPVILLEDFAALTGLAFAFLAVGLTVLTGNPVFDAIGTLCIGALLIVVAVVLAFEMKSLLIGEGATDEEHAAIQALINEAPGVEALIHMKTLYLGPEELMVAAKVAFPPRSTVEHIARSINALERAIRERVPHARVIYLEPDLYVEEPEIAPSTDHIVIQSGN from the coding sequence GTGAGCGCAGAGCACGGCACCAGAGCAGTCATCGCCGCCTTCCTGGCGAACACCGGCATCGCGGTGACGAAGTTCATCGCGTGGGCCTTCTCCGGCTCCGCCTCGATGCTCGCGGAGGCGATCCACTCGGTCGCCGACGCCGGCAACCAGCTGCTGCTGCTGCTCGGCGGCCGCCTCGCCAAGCGCCGGCCGACGAAGGAGCACCCCTTCGGCTACGGCCGCGAGCGCTACGTGTGGGCCTTCATCGTCGCGCTCGTGCTCTTCTCGGTCGGCGGCCTGTTCTCGATCGTCGAGGGCATCGACAAGCTGCAGAACCCGCACGAGCTCGAGAACGCGTGGCTGCCGCTCACGGTGCTCGCGATCGCGATCGTCATGGAGTCGCTCTCGTTCCGGGTCGCGATCCGCGAGGCCAACCGCACCCGCGGCGGCGCGCGGTGGAGCCAGTACATCCGGAAGGCGAAGCAGCCGGAGCTGCCCGTGATCCTGCTCGAGGACTTCGCGGCGCTCACGGGCCTCGCCTTCGCCTTCCTCGCCGTGGGCCTCACCGTGCTCACCGGGAACCCCGTCTTCGACGCGATCGGCACGCTCTGCATCGGCGCGCTGCTCATCGTCGTCGCGGTGGTGCTCGCGTTCGAGATGAAGTCGCTGCTCATCGGCGAGGGCGCGACCGACGAGGAGCACGCGGCCATCCAGGCGCTCATCAACGAGGCCCCGGGCGTCGAGGCGCTCATCCACATGAAGACGCTCTACCTCGGCCCCGAGGAGCTCATGGTCGCCGCGAAGGTCGCCTTCCCGCCGCGCTCGACCGTCGAGCACATCGCGCGCTCGATCAACGCGCTCGAGCGCGCGATCCGCGAGCGCGTGCCGCACGCGCGCGTCATCTACCTCGAGCCCGACCTCTACGTCGAGGAGCCGGAGATCGCGCCCTCGACCGACCACATCGTCATCCAGTCGGGCAACTAG
- a CDS encoding YchJ family protein, whose protein sequence is MTRPTRCPCGTGLPLAECCGPVLAGEREAATAEALMRSRFTAFALGDVEHLLASWHSSTRPRSLELDDAIRWLRLDVLGTTGGGPFDAEGTVAFEAHWVADGTRGSMRELSRFRRDRAWQYLDGTPL, encoded by the coding sequence GTGACGCGCCCCACCCGCTGCCCCTGCGGCACGGGCCTGCCGCTCGCGGAGTGCTGCGGCCCGGTGCTCGCCGGCGAGCGCGAGGCCGCGACGGCGGAGGCCCTCATGCGCTCGCGCTTCACGGCCTTCGCGCTCGGCGACGTCGAGCACCTGCTGGCCTCCTGGCACTCCTCGACCCGGCCCCGCTCGCTCGAGCTCGACGACGCGATCCGATGGCTGCGCCTCGACGTGCTCGGCACGACCGGGGGCGGGCCGTTCGACGCGGAGGGCACGGTGGCGTTCGAGGCGCACTGGGTGGCCGACGGCACCCGCGGCTCGATGCGCGAGCTCTCGCGCTTCCGGCGCGACCGCGCCTGGCAGTACCTCGACGGCACGCCCCTGTGA
- a CDS encoding potassium channel family protein, producing the protein MVDRIPHDAPVLVIGLGRFGAATAGQLARLDREVLAIDGDINLVQKWSERLTHTVQADARSIDALKQVGAHEFSIAVCAVGSSIEASVLIVANLVDLGVPQIWAKAISQSHGKILSRIGANHVIYPEAEAGERVAHLVSGRMLDYIQFDDQFAIVKMYPPKHIRGVTLAESKVRSKYHLTVVGVKSPGGEFTYATPETVVSNHDLIIVSGNQDDIERFAGLGS; encoded by the coding sequence TTGGTTGACAGGATCCCGCACGACGCCCCCGTGCTCGTCATCGGCCTCGGCCGCTTCGGCGCCGCCACAGCGGGGCAGCTCGCGCGGCTCGACCGCGAGGTGCTCGCGATCGACGGCGACATCAACCTCGTGCAGAAGTGGTCGGAGCGCCTGACCCACACCGTGCAGGCCGACGCCCGCTCGATCGACGCGCTGAAGCAGGTCGGCGCGCACGAGTTCTCGATCGCGGTGTGCGCGGTGGGCTCGTCGATCGAGGCCTCCGTGCTCATCGTCGCCAACCTCGTCGACCTCGGCGTGCCGCAGATCTGGGCCAAGGCGATCAGCCAGTCGCACGGCAAGATCCTCAGCCGCATCGGCGCCAACCACGTCATCTACCCCGAGGCCGAGGCGGGCGAGCGCGTGGCGCACCTCGTCTCGGGCCGCATGCTCGACTACATCCAGTTCGACGACCAGTTCGCGATCGTGAAGATGTACCCGCCGAAGCACATCCGCGGCGTGACGCTCGCGGAATCGAAGGTGCGCTCGAAGTACCACCTCACGGTCGTGGGCGTGAAGAGCCCCGGCGGGGAGTTCACGTACGCGACGCCCGAGACCGTCGTCTCGAACCACGACCTCATCATCGTCTCCGGCAACCAGGACGACATCGAGCGCTTCGCCGGCCTCGGCTCGTGA